acacaaattcattaTATATTAGACTTAATATAAATCTCTTTATATATCTAAGagattttagtattttatatataataGACTTAATATACATCTCTTTATATATCTaagatattttaatattttatatatcaGGTGGGTGTCTCCGAAGGTTAagtcaagtggtaagagctagagaACATAGGGGTTTGagagggtgaagggtccagggttcgaaccatgagaagactaatttactaatagcGTCTatcacaatatatatatatatatatatatatatatcgggTGGGTATCCATAAGTATAGATACCTCAATATCCACATCCGCCCCATTAATATATAGATAGTGGAAATATTCATTAAATAAATTCGTGGATACCCATGAGTGCAGATAATTTTACCTAAAACGGGTTTTTATCCGTGAGTGCGCGGTAATTTTGACATAATCCCTATCCGACACTCAATCTCACATATAAAAGAGACatcaattataattaaataatagttAGGGAGACCAGTTCATACTTTATAAACAAAATGTATAATATAAAAGATATATTTTACCCAAATgttcaattttttagtaaaataCACTTCCCTCCCTTGAAATTTGTCAAAATGACACTCAACCTCATTCTTAATCAAAATCTACACTTCACCCCACTCACCCTAACAAGTTAACTACATCTTAAAAGATGCTCacagaatattttttttaattccaaactaatagatttaaaattttaattaatattaaaaattaaaaaaatctttattattttgtgtttaaaaaaatttaagatatttacaattatatttttataataatttatttgaaaCTACTTGATTGTGTTATGTCAACCAAAGCTACAAATACTCTCATAATATAGTCTTATAATATTAGATggcttttttcttcataaaatttATCTTTTGGATGTATAATTTCAAGATATATGAAttagattttaaatttttattgtaCTCTCGAATTATAATTCAATCATGTTTAATAATGAGATTGAGATGACTAAGAATTTAAATGAGCAAAATACACTCCCTCTCTTAAGGTTTATCAAAATGACACTCAACCCCATTCTTAaccaaaatctacactccaccccacccaCTCTAATAAGTTAACTACATGTTAAAAGATGCTAACGAAATATTCTCTTTAATTCAaaactaataaaattaaatatttaaataattataaaaataacaaaaaaaattaaatattttaaatatcttaaacttcttcaaataaaaaataataaaatacttttatttttatttttattattatttaaatatttaagttaaaaagaatattccgttagcatctttcaACATATAGTTAACTTGTTAGAGTGAGTGCTGAGTgaggtggagtgtagattttggtTAAAAATTAGGTTGAGTGTCATTTTGATAGACCTCAAGGGAggggagtgtattttactccattttttcttttctcccttttgatgtttttcatttttctgacAAATACTAATATCCTTAAAAGTGAAAACAATAAAACATGGTTGAGGAATCAAAAGTATACTTTCCATAGAAACTTTCCTACTCTTATGTCTTTTTTCCCCCATCATTTTCACACTGTTGTAATTGTCTTGAAGCAATAACAAAAGTAATTTGTTTAATCAAAACAACTGAGGAAGAAACAGGGAGAGTACACAGGTAATTAATTTGAAAACGACATTGTTACCTCGGAATTGAAAAATGGAAGCAATGCCCACCAATCTTTTttgtttctctctttcttttttaattCCCACTTATTCTTAGCTCATAACCAATAGATGATGATATTGGATCATGTATAATAAGACCGTGCAATCCACGCTAACCCACAAACTCTGTATATGCTCTCTGCTTTGCAAAACAAACTTCAAAGATGCAGAGTCTTCAACACAAGGCCTCTGAATGGAGTGGAGTTCTCACATCCAACGCTTTCGCCATCGATGACACCAATCTTTTTGAAAAGCTCGGCCTTCAAACCTTCATCAGCCTCTCTACCAATTTCTACAACAGGTCCCATGTGTTTCTTTTCTTAACTTTGATTGTTGTATCATTGTATACCCTGCATCTAATTGAGATTTTAAATCAtctatttgtttttgttttgttattgATTCTTGACAATTTGAGTTGAGGTATAGGGTGTATGATGATGAGGAAGAGTGGTTTCATTTAATATTTGCGAATTCTGACAAGCAAATAGCAATTCAAAACCAGTATGAGTTCTTGGTGCAGAGAATGGGAGGCCCTCCCCTGTATTCTCAGAGAAGAGGTGATCGAGCTTACACACTTGTAAATTTTTCAGTCAAAATTAGATTtatggaaattaaattaaattaaatcttaGGCGCAAAAAAACGACAAATAGGATCCATTGATATTCGGTCGTTGTCGCTTTAATTCGTCTGATGTTATGTTTGGTTATGTTTTTGGTTCACAAAATTTAGAAAAGAAATTAGAAATAGGATCACAaaatttagaaattaaattaaacatttGGTTATGTTTCTGGATATGATAGGGCATCCTGCACTAATTGCTCGACATCGAGCATTTCCGGTGACACATGAAGCTGCAGAGAGGTGGTTACATCACATGCAACAAGCAGTGGACACTAGTTCAGATATAGATGATGACTCCAAGATCAAATTGATGAATTTCTTCAGGTTCATTTTCCTCCTTAATTATTGGATTCATGATAATAAACGTTCATATATAACAATTAACAACCTTGCTTTTCAGGCACACTGCATATTTTATTGTGGCCGGGATTGAGCTCAAGAATCAAAACTTTCAGATGCCATGCAAGAATGCACCCAGTCCATGTAAAAACTTCTAGCATTATTGAATGATAGCAAAGAAGAATGAGAAAATAATTGTTTAAATGCACTATAAATTTGATGACCAACAAAAATATTTGTTAACAAATAAACTACCACTGTTCACGGTTATGCTTCAGTTTTCTTTTACCGGTTTTGCATGGTCATCTCTTTCTTAGAAACTTTATGGCGAAGTACATctaaaattgttccaaacttCTGAAATACATTACTTTCTTAATGAATTACTTTCTCAAGGTTAAAAACTTCAAAAATATTTCATTGATCTTCTCATCTTCAGCTTGTTCTACTTTTTCCTCTATACACATTAACCAAACAACTTAGACTACTTGCAATGAGGTAGTTAAATGGGTGTTGAATGACTCCAATGGGATGTTGAAAATAGTGTTCAATGTTAAACATGTTGAATAAATTCAAAATGTTGAATGAATAGTGATTTGGTCTCACTCAGTACACATGGCAAAATCTCATTAGTTGTTGTAATTTCCAGATTCTTATCTCATCCTAATTATTTGGGGTCAATTATTTCatagtaaattaattttttatttaattttttttcaccaaaattcatcatttttttgtctataaatagagacttggttcatttgatttggacacagaaaaaaaaacgacATTTTTCCCTCTTGTTTTTCTATTTAgcctccaataaactcttgttttAATTAGTGTATTGTAttgcattttaagttttttGTAATTTCACTTGTTTTAATAATGACTATCCCTATATGTCATCTTTTTTGACTtgcaagaaaaaattaattaagaatataaaattactaaactagaaagaaaaaaaaagtaactctaaattattttaatttaatttaaatcgataattgttattaatatataatcacaaaaacaaaaaacataaaagaaagtaaagaatatgaaataaaagtggtggggtagggtgttgaattttattaaacaaaaccattgtagtgagtaaaagttgaatgagtgttgaattATTAGGTaaaagagagagaagatgaggtggagtgtaaaaagtgaaaaagtagggtgttgaatggaTTCAACCATTGTACGTAGTCTTAGACGATTTAAGTTTAACTATATCTGATATTCAATTTAGATGAGAAGAAACTAACCCTGTATCAGATCTCATAGGTCTTGATTCCAACTAGTCAAGCAAGTGGATCTTAGAAAAAATTGAGGAAATAATAGAACCTACAAAACCTGCTTAAAACCATAGCAAATGGAGATGAAACTCTATATTAACCTGCATTATGGAGTCGGTTGTgtaagcctataaataggcaaTCCCGCAATGTATCTAATTGAGCAGCAAACTTAGTTTGCTACCTTCTACCAACTCGAATCATCTTCATCTAATAAACCACTTTTTATATCAATGCATCTAGAGCCACACAGCTCATTTCCAGTTTATATCCTTTCTAACTATTTTAAATTCTAACACTCTAGAATATACCATATCTTCATTAGTGCCTATAAGCAAAACTAGTATaatacaaaagaaacaaaatcgctgttactaattaaattaaatatcagGATTAACTTAAATTCATATTCCACTCTGTATAAATTAAACAAAGACCAAACAGAACTTGGAAGGTACAGAAATGGGAGCAAGACAAATGTCTGTTCAGGAAAAGGTCCTACACTCCTAGAACAAGCTAGCTTTGGGGTGTGGGTGTGTGTGTCTTCTTAATTTAGGGGTTTACCACAGTAGTTTTTTACCTTTTAAAAGGAGTACGTTAGCAAGTTAAAACTATAAAttgctaatatatatataatatattcaaAAGTGTGGACTGCTAATGTGCTCGTTCTAAAAACCAAATGGGAGATGTTATACAAGCTATTTCATTCATATAAGCTTTATCTGATTCTTACCTATAGCACTAGCACATAACCCTAACAATTCAGTAGtccaatttctcaaattttggtGTGCAACAAGGGTATCCCTCAGCCAACAAAGAGAGATTGATCCATTTCAAGTCATGAAGACCAGTGAAGTGGACTTCCCAACAAAGCCTACCAATATTCTATATACTCAAATTAGGCAAACgcacaaaaaaataaatcaagatACTAAGAGTGAAAGATGAACTTTTTCCTTAGCTATTAAAAGTGAAGGACAGACTAACATGATTTTTAATTCCTTAGCAGAAACGGTCAATCTCCTCGATAAGGTCTAGCACGGCCTCCCGGTAGTCATACTCCGAGGATTGGTCGATGGATGACTGCGGAGGAGGGGATTGGACGGGGGTTGGGAGGGATGCGAAGGTTCTGAGCCGGAAAGCTCTGACCTCCGATACGTCGAGGGGAACTCCGCCGGGCTCGGAGGGTTCTTCTTAGCATCGGGGTGACGCCGGAGTAGGGTTCCGGGGGGGATTTCTGGTGCGACGCTTAGGAGACATGATGAAGAAGGTAGTGGGAAACTGAAAAATTTGAAAAACTAAATGCAGAGGACGGGGAAAAGGGACTCACCGGGAAACAAAGTGAACAGAGGGTAGAGGTAAGGATAGATTGCAACGACGCTGGAACGGTGGCTTGCCGGAGGTTTGCAGGAAGAGATTAGAGATGAGAGAAGTGGAGGTTTGGAAAGTGGTAAATGATGAAGGTagagggtttttataggcacgGGGTGACTGTTGGCATGGGGCGCGTGCGGTTCGCATGGGGATGATGAAAGGGCAGGCCTCATGATGACGGTGCAATGATGGTCTCGAGTGGATGCGACGTGTTGGAGAAAGCGAACAACGCATTTAAGGCAAGATGTAGGATTTGATTGGCCCGAGTCCTATGATTTGGCCTTTAATGTGACTTGATGTGACGATTCGAAAAGGGTTCTTGATATTTCAAAGATACGCTGACTCTTTAATTTCTCTCTCATCGCTGATTCATTGAGGCGACCAAACTCACCACAATCGCCGGTTAATGATGGCGGCCAAGGGCACGTGGAGTTGTAGATACATAGGCATGTGGACTCGTCGACTTGCGACTTGAAGGCGCTTGCCCTATATCTTCTCGCGCCCGTGACCCAAGATATCTTTTTACCTGTGGACTTGTGGGTTGAGGACGCTCGGTCTTTATTttctcacgccatgttggcgacttaGATTTCTACATACATGATGAATAAGTGTTAGGCAGTTGTAGTTTTTCTTAatgacacacttagctctcatacttcgagctcggtgtcttgtggaatTGTGGACTAGGCGAACCcttagaggggcaacgcccagggtcCTGCCCGCCTCGTGGAGGGTCCCTAGGCCAGTAGGTTGGACCTCGTTCAGCTAGGCCCATTAAGGACATTCGCACACGGAGGCCTAACCCCGCCTCGATAAATAGGTagtggttaccaattgtaagagacttttgctcatttaATCAATAGCAAATAGGGGTATAAATCCATAGGAAATCCTTTATAAAAATCTGCAGGAAAAAATTGTATGTATATGTGGGACGGTAGGatctaaaataaatttgaaGGAAAATTCACATAAATAAAACGGCAGGAATATTCAAGGAAAAAATCTGCAGGTAAATCCAAAGATACCATTTATTGCTGATTTTCTTGTGGCTTTTTAATACAAAAGAGATTACTTGTTAATTTTCCTGTAGATACTTTCTGCAaatattttttgagaaaaagTTCATAGGAAATTTTAACATTTCTTACGATTTTTCTTTCACATTTAAAATTCGCAGGAAAAACGTATATTCTGTAGGAAAATCTATAAGAATTTCTATGGAAAAAatccgcaggaaaaatcggaaggaATTTAGCATTTTTTTAGTAGTGAGCGTTTCAGTTACAGTATCCCTTGTCAACCATGGCAAACCATGGCCATCAAGCTCCACGCCCCCAGCTGCCCCTGCCATTTGTTCGCACCCGGGGTGTAACAATCCCCGGTTTCAGGGAAAGCCATATTGTCAAGAACACGACCCGCACCTGCAGAAATCTGCACGCCCCTAGCTGGCTAACATGCCAGCCGCACTTGTATCAGGCAGCTGTGGTTTGCACCCAGAGGGGGTGCAGACGTTACTGTGTATTGCTCTGATTATCGTTGTACCCACTCACCGCGTTGTAACACCCTGCGCCAGGACCCTCAACAATTCTGCCTCTATCACCGTGAGCTAGAGAAGCAGCATGTTGCTGCCCGTCGAGCTAGAGAGGTCGCAGAGATCTTGCTGGAGATGGCGGGTCTTGCACGCTCATTGAACTTAggattttgatgtttttttagttctatttttcttttgctgATATTGAgcaaaactattttttttgctGGCATTGAGCAAACTCTCACATAACACGGATTACAATATTTGTAGTTGGCTttgcttgaatttgtttttagttCAGATGATGTGCCCTTTGATGAGGATTAATATTGTTTGGATATTAATGAAAGTGATGTGGTTCTTGCaactaaaaaaaactttcaTTTAG
This is a stretch of genomic DNA from Lotus japonicus ecotype B-129 chromosome 1, LjGifu_v1.2. It encodes these proteins:
- the LOC130732188 gene encoding two-on-two hemoglobin-3-like; its protein translation is MQSLQHKASEWSGVLTSNAFAIDDTNLFEKLGLQTFISLSTNFYNRVYDDEEEWFHLIFANSDKQIAIQNQYEFLVQRMGGPPLYSQRRGHPALIARHRAFPVTHEAAERWLHHMQQAVDTSSDIDDDSKIKLMNFFRHTAYFIVAGIELKNQNFQMPCKNAPSPCKNF